The following coding sequences lie in one Heliangelus exortis chromosome 6, bHelExo1.hap1, whole genome shotgun sequence genomic window:
- the PLEKHA3 gene encoding pleckstrin homology domain-containing family A member 3 isoform X2: protein MEGVLYKWTNYLAGWQPRWFVLDNGILSYYDSQDDVCKGSKGSIKMAVCEIKVHATDNTRMELIIPGEQHFYVKAVNAAERQRWLVALGSAKACLADTRTKKEKEISETNQSLKTKMSELRLYCDLLMQQVNTIQEFVHHDETRSPPSIENMNEASSLLSATCNTFITTLEECVKIANAKFKPEMFQLPHPDPLVSPVSPSPVQMMKRSISHPGPCYSERNNHSVKETVSSLHRFSQQRRTTYSDTESYSDTPFEDPQRSGHCSRSAVNGDLVSSTIPEENRAVSKETSELEETLSSFSS, encoded by the exons ATGGAGGGGGTCCTATACAAGTGGACAAACTACCTGGCGG GTTGGCAGCCTCGGTGGTTTGTTTTAGACAATGGGATATTGTCATACTATGATTCACAGGATGATGTTTGCAAAGGCAGCAAAGGAAGCATAAAGATGGCTGTGTGTgaaataaaag TTCATGCAACTGACAACACAAGAATGGAGCTAATCATCCCAGGGGAACAGCATTTCTATGTGAAAGCAGTTAATGCAGCTGAAAGGCAAAGGTGGCTGGTAGCACTGGGAAGTGCAAAAGCCTGCTTAGCAGAtaccagaacaaaaaaagagaaag aaatAAGCGAGACCAATCAATCTCTTAAAACCAAAATGTCTGAACTTCGTCTTTACTGTGACCTTTTAATGCAGCAAGTTAATACAATACAAGAATTTGTTCACCATGATGAGACTCGCTCTCCTCCCAGCATTGAG AACATGAATGAAGCATCTTCCTTGCTTAGTGCCACATGTAATACATTTATCACAACACTGGAAGAATGTGTGAAGATCGCTAATGCCAAGTTTAAGCCAGAAATGTTCCAGCTGCCTCACCCTGATCCCTTAGTTTCTCCTGTGTCTCCATCACCAGTCCAAATG aTGAAGCGGTCCATTAGCCACCCTGGTCCTTGCTATTCAGAAAG GAATAATCATTCTGTAAAAGAAACAGTTTCATCCCTTCACCGATTTTCACAGCAGCGCAGAACAACATATTCGGATACAGAATCCTATAGTGATACTCCTTTTGAAGATCCTCAGA GATCTGGTCACTGTTCTAGAAGTGCTGTCAATGGAGATCTGGTATCATCAACCATTCCTGAAGAAAATAGAGCAGTATCAAAGGAAACATCTGAACTGGAAGAGACTCTTTcatcattttcttcttga
- the PLEKHA3 gene encoding pleckstrin homology domain-containing family A member 3 isoform X1, with the protein MEGVLYKWTNYLAGWQPRWFVLDNGILSYYDSQDDVCKGSKGSIKMAVCEIKVHATDNTRMELIIPGEQHFYVKAVNAAERQRWLVALGSAKACLADTRTKKEKVEISETNQSLKTKMSELRLYCDLLMQQVNTIQEFVHHDETRSPPSIENMNEASSLLSATCNTFITTLEECVKIANAKFKPEMFQLPHPDPLVSPVSPSPVQMMKRSISHPGPCYSERNNHSVKETVSSLHRFSQQRRTTYSDTESYSDTPFEDPQRSGHCSRSAVNGDLVSSTIPEENRAVSKETSELEETLSSFSS; encoded by the exons ATGGAGGGGGTCCTATACAAGTGGACAAACTACCTGGCGG GTTGGCAGCCTCGGTGGTTTGTTTTAGACAATGGGATATTGTCATACTATGATTCACAGGATGATGTTTGCAAAGGCAGCAAAGGAAGCATAAAGATGGCTGTGTGTgaaataaaag TTCATGCAACTGACAACACAAGAATGGAGCTAATCATCCCAGGGGAACAGCATTTCTATGTGAAAGCAGTTAATGCAGCTGAAAGGCAAAGGTGGCTGGTAGCACTGGGAAGTGCAAAAGCCTGCTTAGCAGAtaccagaacaaaaaaagagaaag tagaaatAAGCGAGACCAATCAATCTCTTAAAACCAAAATGTCTGAACTTCGTCTTTACTGTGACCTTTTAATGCAGCAAGTTAATACAATACAAGAATTTGTTCACCATGATGAGACTCGCTCTCCTCCCAGCATTGAG AACATGAATGAAGCATCTTCCTTGCTTAGTGCCACATGTAATACATTTATCACAACACTGGAAGAATGTGTGAAGATCGCTAATGCCAAGTTTAAGCCAGAAATGTTCCAGCTGCCTCACCCTGATCCCTTAGTTTCTCCTGTGTCTCCATCACCAGTCCAAATG aTGAAGCGGTCCATTAGCCACCCTGGTCCTTGCTATTCAGAAAG GAATAATCATTCTGTAAAAGAAACAGTTTCATCCCTTCACCGATTTTCACAGCAGCGCAGAACAACATATTCGGATACAGAATCCTATAGTGATACTCCTTTTGAAGATCCTCAGA GATCTGGTCACTGTTCTAGAAGTGCTGTCAATGGAGATCTGGTATCATCAACCATTCCTGAAGAAAATAGAGCAGTATCAAAGGAAACATCTGAACTGGAAGAGACTCTTTcatcattttcttcttga
- the PLEKHA3 gene encoding pleckstrin homology domain-containing family A member 3 isoform X3 translates to MEGVLYKWTNYLAGWQPRWFVLDNGILSYYDSQDDVCKGSKGSIKMAVCEIKVHATDNTRMELIIPGEQHFYVKAVNAAERQRWLVALGSAKACLADTRTKKEKVEISETNQSLKTKMSELRLYCDLLMQQVNTIQEFVHHDETRSPPSIENMNEASSLLSATCNTFITTLEECVKIANAKFKPEMFQLPHPDPLVSPVSPSPVQMSSVCETLLNVFSVICAHSKMGCIVGFCCGNSFFELGSLISLS, encoded by the exons ATGGAGGGGGTCCTATACAAGTGGACAAACTACCTGGCGG GTTGGCAGCCTCGGTGGTTTGTTTTAGACAATGGGATATTGTCATACTATGATTCACAGGATGATGTTTGCAAAGGCAGCAAAGGAAGCATAAAGATGGCTGTGTGTgaaataaaag TTCATGCAACTGACAACACAAGAATGGAGCTAATCATCCCAGGGGAACAGCATTTCTATGTGAAAGCAGTTAATGCAGCTGAAAGGCAAAGGTGGCTGGTAGCACTGGGAAGTGCAAAAGCCTGCTTAGCAGAtaccagaacaaaaaaagagaaag tagaaatAAGCGAGACCAATCAATCTCTTAAAACCAAAATGTCTGAACTTCGTCTTTACTGTGACCTTTTAATGCAGCAAGTTAATACAATACAAGAATTTGTTCACCATGATGAGACTCGCTCTCCTCCCAGCATTGAG AACATGAATGAAGCATCTTCCTTGCTTAGTGCCACATGTAATACATTTATCACAACACTGGAAGAATGTGTGAAGATCGCTAATGCCAAGTTTAAGCCAGAAATGTTCCAGCTGCCTCACCCTGATCCCTTAGTTTCTCCTGTGTCTCCATCACCAGTCCAAATG AGCAGTGTATGTGAAACCCTCTTAAATGTTTTCTCCGTCATTTGTGCGCATTCTAAGATGGGCTGTATTGTGGGATTTTGTTGTGGTAATTCCTTCTTTGAACTTGGATCTCTCATCTCTTTATCATGA